The sequence AATTTAGTAATATGAAGTTTACACCCAAGGGAATCGGAGGGTTTTTAACCCTTCATCAACCCTTGTATGCTATTACCCTCTCAATTCACTGCCTACTtatcatagttgttaaaggcgcaccGCAAGGCACACGCCCGAGGAacagaaaatatattatacacaCAAGCACACACACAAAAACATAACACTAAATGTAAAAAACACCAAGTTAAGTTCATACTTCATCGAGACATTAGCATAAAAcagtaatatatataaaaaaaaaattagtgaaaACAGTATATGTTACTATTCTTATTTACATCTCTTGAcataagttcaaataaaacctctttggtttcactaattttcagataaaagattgtggtttactttttgtcaaaacgaggattgaggtttttaacttaagcaactttaattcttcaacttttttattttgagattgtttagatgatgtttggtaaagagagaaaaagttagtatatagagagagaaagttccaaaaaagatgattttcgaaaatcgaaaatgtagttccataggaAATATgaaattgaacaactttaattcttgaaaattttcattttcaggtcgttcaAGATGGTTTTAaaagcattaatccaagtttgaaacctcaatccttgttttgacaaaaagtaaaccacagtcctttatctggaaattagtgaaaccacaagggttttatttgaactttaccctaaattaAATTAGTAGTTGAGATTAATCAACCATTTATTTTacacaaaacaataataaaaaagaccCTAGTGAAAACAGTATATGTGACTCAGGCACACCTTGACTCAGGCTCCGAAGCCCAGTCGAGGCACACAAGGCGAGAGCCTTTTAAACTGCGCCTCACCTTGTGTACCAAGGCTCACTACCTTGAGCTTTGAGTAAGAAtcacctttaacaactatgctcCTTATTATTTACTCTTCTAACCTTTCCCTTATTAACCCCTCTAAACCATTGTACAATCAAAGCCTAAAAGATCTTCTTACATGTTAGCTTTTTCATCATTGCTTAAATAAGAAGTTGCATCATGTTTCACTTGAAATTTGAATCAGAAAAAGAAATCAACAGCCTGAGGACTGAACAGAAGCAAAAAAGATTTAGAGCAATAAAAAACTATTCCTTGAGTACTAATTCGTTCTATTCAATCTTTAACTAGTAACTCTTGCTATTGGGTTTCAAGCTCATCCTTTGAAGTCCTTTCATGCAGGAAGAAAccaagcattttttttttgttgcaaaaaaTCCTGAAAAACTAGGGAAATCAATAATAATTAACTAACTCCATTTGGTCTTTTACAACTAAGCTTTCTAAATCAAAACTAAATTCAAGTAAGCTTATTTTAAATTCTGGAATTCCAATCAATGGTAAAAATGTTAGGGTACCTGATTAGCAACAGCCTTAGCCATGCTTCGGAACTCCTTCCTCATGACTGACTTGTGTAGCAAACTGGCAGGTTTGTTCTGCTTCTTAGTCTTCGAGGTCGCCAACACTACGGAGAGATCCTTGCCTCCTGGCTGAATACTAACAGTCTTCTTATTCGCCAATCCTGATACCAAAATACAAAACCAATTCATATTTCAAACCATTACAAGCCCAGAACTTAACGCAATTGAATTCAGGAAAGCTTTAAACCCCTGAGCTACCAAAAATATTTATGAGCTATTATCTTACCCTCTGAACTATTACCGTTACCTTCTGAAATATTATTTTGTGACATTGACGTATAGCAATCAAAGACACCTTAAATATTCACATTTGACAATTGCTAATTGCAACACAACTGTTATAATATTTCGCCAATCTGCATAGTCGGCTCAATTTTCATATAATATTTCCCACCCGCAAAACAATTGTTTCTCGGTTTCTACAAGTTGGAGAACATAAATTCTTATCCACTGATGCACGATTTAATGGGACTCCTAGCATACACGCTAAATTGGACTAAATATGCAAACATTTCTTATAAGTCAGAGCCAAATAATACTTTAAGCCTCAAAAAAATTGTATTTACCAGAGTACTTGAAAGAGTTGAGGTTGTACAGGTTGTTGCTCTCCTTGCTAAACTGAACGCCGGCGTTGCCTCTGCCAAACTCTTTCACGAGAAATGAGTTATTCCTCTTCACGATCTCCCAAATCAACTGCCCTGGAA comes from Euphorbia lathyris chromosome 8, ddEupLath1.1, whole genome shotgun sequence and encodes:
- the LOC136203642 gene encoding large ribosomal subunit protein eL28y: MATVPGQLIWEIVKRNNSFLVKEFGRGNAGVQFSKESNNLYNLNSFKYSGLANKKTVSIQPGGKDLSVVLATSKTKKQNKPASLLHKSVMRKEFRSMAKAVANQVGDNYYRPDLKNAALAKLSAVHKSLKVSKSGAKKRNRQVRK